The window CCATCAGCAGCACGGCCGGGTCGGACGCGAGCGCGCGGGCGATGCTGACGCGCTGGCGCATACCTTCCGAGAGTTGCCGCGGATACGCGTCGCGGAACGCCCAGAGGCCGACGCGGCGGAGCTCGGCTTCCGCCCGCCGGGCGCGCTCCGGGCGGGGGATCCCGAGCATGCGCAGACCGTAGTCGACGTTGCCGAGCACCGTCATCCACGGAAAGGTGCAGATGCCCTGAAACACCACCGCGGAAGCGAGCCGCCCCGGCTGCGCGGGTGGCACCGCGACCGTCCCGCCCGTCGGCCGCAGCAGGCCGGCCAGGATATGGAGCAGGGTCGTCTTGCCGCAGCCCGACGGTCCGATCAGCGCGCAGAATTCCCCGGGCGCGATCCGCAGCGACACCTCCCGTAGCGCGAGGATCTCCCCGCGGTCGGTGCGGTAAGCGTGCGTGACCGCGGACGCCGCGAGCGCGGCGTCCCGCTGCGCGAGGACCGCCGCCTTCATGGCGACGGCGTAAACGGTCCCGCGAGCGCGAGCGCCCGCCGTACGAAGGAGGTGTCGACGTAGGCCCGCGGCGGCAGCGGCCGCGTGTAGGTGAGCTCGCCGCGCGTTCGGAAGAACTCCTCGAGCCGCACGAAGTCGTTAAAGTTCAACTCCCCGTTCGGTTCGTAGTACGGCCGCCGCGCCCGCAGCACGACGTCCGCGGGCACGCCGGTGTACTTCTGAATGATGCGGGCCACGTCGGGCCGGCGGAAGCCGCCGCCGGAGAGATCGCGGCACGCGCGCAGCCAGGCGACCATGAATCCCACCGCGTGGTCGGGGTGGCTGCGCATGAACTCGCCGCCGAAGTACGCCGCGGTGACCTGGACGCCGTTGATGAAGTCGTCGCTCAGCACGGCGATCTGCCCGCGGTCCTCCGCGAGCGTGGCGAGCGGCTCGCCGAGGAGGCCGGCCGCGATCGCGCCGTTGGCCAGCGCCGCCGGCACGTCCGGAAAGTTCACCTCCACCGGCTGGATGTCGGCGAGCGTCAGCCCGCCGCGCAGCATCGCCGCGTTCAGCCAGAACTCGGTCGCGGATCCGAGCACGTTGACCGACACTCGCTTGCCGCGGAGGTCGCGCACGGCGCGGATCTCTCCCGCATCGTGCGCCCGGCGGCTCACCACAAGCGGCGTGCTCACCGGCGGGCGCTCGAGATGGACCGGGCCGACGACCTTGAAATCGAGGCCGCGCGCCGCGGCGTTGAAGACGCCGGCGCCCAGTCCGCCGATCACGGCCTCGGCGCGTCCGCTCGCGAGCACCACGAACGCGGAGGTGCCCCCCGGCGTGCTGATCAGCTCCACGTCCAGCCCTTCCCGCGTGAAGTAGCCGCGCTCAATCGCGACGTACAGCGGGGCGAAGATGAGCACCGGAACGTGCACCACGCGGATGTGCAGGGCCGGTCGTGTCTGCCCGCGCGCCGGCGCGGGCGCCGCCAGCCGCCCGGCGGCGCCGCCCAATGACGATAGGCTGAGCGCGAGCGTCAACATGGTCCGCCGGCTCATCATGAGCCATTCTCCTTTCGCGCATCCGCCGCGCCGATGCTTCGGAGCAGCAGCACTCTGAGGTCTGGAAGCCGATCGGTCACGCGACCCTCGCCCGTGACCAGCCACTGCGTGATCACCTCGTTAAGCGTGCCGAGCCACGCCTGTGCGGCGAGCGCCGTGTTCTGGGAGGGGATCGCGCCCTCGACGACCGCGCGGTCGAGATGCCGTTGAATGACCTGGGCGAAGCGGCGATGGATGTCGAGACGTTTCTGCTCGAGGGCGGGGCTGAGCCCGACCGCTTCGACGAGCAGGATCTTCACCAAATCCCGCCGCGCCTCGGCCGTCTCCAAGACGACCCGGAGCGCGCTTTCGACCTTGCGGAGCGCCGTCGGCTCGTCGGCGATCGCCGCTTCGGCACCGGCTTCGACCACGCCGGCGACCGCGTCCATCAGCGTGAGAAACACGTCTTGCTTGCTCGAGAAGTAGTGGTAGAATGCGCCCTTCGACGTCGCCGACGCCGCCACGATGTCGTCGACTGTCGTGCCGTGGTAGCCTCGCTCGGCGAAGACCTCCATCGCGACGTGAAACAGACGGTCCCGCGTCGCGGTCGCGGCCGCCGAGCGCCGGGGCCTCTGAGCTTCGCGAATGGACATGCCGGATAATTAGACC of the bacterium genome contains:
- a CDS encoding ABC transporter ATP-binding protein, which codes for MKAAVLAQRDAALAASAVTHAYRTDRGEILALREVSLRIAPGEFCALIGPSGCGKTTLLHILAGLLRPTGGTVAVPPAQPGRLASAVVFQGICTFPWMTVLGNVDYGLRMLGIPRPERARRAEAELRRVGLWAFRDAYPRQLSEGMRQRVSIARALASDPAVLLMDEPFASLDEQTRLVLQDQLLTLWQEQRPTILFVTHSLDEAARLADRVLVMSARPGRIKADIPVPLPRPRGYREVRRDPAYGTFTARLWDDLETEIERPAP
- a CDS encoding ABC transporter substrate-binding protein yields the protein MMSRRTMLTLALSLSSLGGAAGRLAAPAPARGQTRPALHIRVVHVPVLIFAPLYVAIERGYFTREGLDVELISTPGGTSAFVVLASGRAEAVIGGLGAGVFNAAARGLDFKVVGPVHLERPPVSTPLVVSRRAHDAGEIRAVRDLRGKRVSVNVLGSATEFWLNAAMLRGGLTLADIQPVEVNFPDVPAALANGAIAAGLLGEPLATLAEDRGQIAVLSDDFINGVQVTAAYFGGEFMRSHPDHAVGFMVAWLRACRDLSGGGFRRPDVARIIQKYTGVPADVVLRARRPYYEPNGELNFNDFVRLEEFFRTRGELTYTRPLPPRAYVDTSFVRRALALAGPFTPSP
- a CDS encoding TetR/AcrR family transcriptional regulator, producing the protein MSIREAQRPRRSAAATATRDRLFHVAMEVFAERGYHGTTVDDIVAASATSKGAFYHYFSSKQDVFLTLMDAVAGVVEAGAEAAIADEPTALRKVESALRVVLETAEARRDLVKILLVEAVGLSPALEQKRLDIHRRFAQVIQRHLDRAVVEGAIPSQNTALAAQAWLGTLNEVITQWLVTGEGRVTDRLPDLRVLLLRSIGAADARKENGS